Proteins encoded in a region of the Planococcus citri chromosome 1, ihPlaCitr1.1, whole genome shotgun sequence genome:
- the LOC135831254 gene encoding transmembrane channel-like protein 7, whose protein sequence is MSGSGGERKKRVLVPGGGRGWEEAGGEFYQESYPGAELDLEVMQNDPHRISTLLPSKKTRTGTVVKDQKLTTLRHRTTLRSHYQATVVPNNDIQISLLPDLSENLSNEKLLWEEIMRIKAMPVNMAQKKEMKSKLLSRDTLRLQGFKQFKWKKKQSWMQLKVRLKETSEKLTLWRNSLKKIEGYYGTGVVSFFLFVKWMIFLNLVLSSIVLIFVILPNIYVTNFTPFNDCTLVDNTSLYFSNETAEAVNVLNDVSVLLNVIFNSKWMITSPLYYAYYKDCDLDLYYLKIPLPLAYILAMVMCFVYSFISVLKNAADGFKHKLLESQGQFYVYCNVVFSGWDFCIQNERSARVKHKAIYNEIVGRLNVEKRKEQFKNLSKQDWCKLFFIRSIINVIIVSLLAIAGLVIFLAFKSSNEQNMDKSKWFMQILVEFTPAGCIIFFNLVFPVIFRWLAKFEKFSPIFTAQITIVRTILLRLSSLCVLLASVNEVIHVRSGLDGKTWESDLGRELYKLLILSIFMQILYTFLLNFPRSFLAKHCQNRFIQCIGKQEFDLPGHVLDVVYVQTIIWLGSFYAPLLSVMGVLTFLFMFYIKKFACLVNCRPASNVYYASRSQSLYMFILLVSFAFSIIPWIYSIAFIEPSKTNGPFKNYDTVWTIIVQTFHKFPNWLSKALNFLISSTVGIPIIIILSIINYYYYAIYRVNKQMVLVLKRQLILEGHDKQFLLNRLSAFIKQQQERYRPRNVEMPNI, encoded by the exons atgtctggttCCGGCGGAGAAAggaaaaaacgcgttttggtCCCTGGCGGTGGCAGAGGCTGGGAAGAAGCTGGAGGAGAATTCTATCAAGAAAGCTATCCTGGCGCAGAACTGGATTTAGAAGTAATGCAAAATGATCCTCATCGGATTTCCACTCTGCTTCCGAGCAAGAAAACAAGAACAG GGACCGTTGTAAAGGATCAAAAATTGACTACTCTTCGTCATCGCACAACACTCAGATCTCATTATCAAGCTACGGTTGTTCCTAATAACGATATACAAATATCATTACTGCCAGATCTTTCAG aaAACTTATCCAACGAAAAATTACTCTGGGAAGAAATCATGAGAATAAAAGCTATGCCGGTAAACATGGCTCAGAAGAAAGAAATGAAATCTAAATTATTA AGTCGAGATACGCTCCGGTTGCAAGGATTCAAGCAAttcaaatggaaaaagaaacaGTCGTGGATGCAGTTGAAAGTACGTTTGAAAGAAACCAGCGAAAAATTAACACTGTGGCgtaacagtttgaaaaaaatcgaaggctACTATGGTACAGGCgtcgtatcattttttttattcgtaaaatggatgatatttttaaatttagtgTTATCTTCGATAGTGCTGATATTTGTGATTTTGCCCAACATCTACGTAACTAATTTCACCCCATTTAACGATTGCACGTTGGTGGACAACACTTCGTtgtatttttctaatgaaacAGCCGAAGCTGTCAATGTTCTAAACGACGTTTCCGTCTTGCTGaacgtaattttcaattcgaaatggATGATCACTTCTCCTCTGTATTATGCCTACTACAAAGATTGTGATTTAGACTTGTACTATCTGAAAATACCGCTTCCTTTAGCGTATATTCTAGCGATGGTCATGTGTTTCGTATACAGTTTCATATCGGTTTTGAAAAACGCCGCCGATGGTTTCAAGCACAAATTACTCGAAAGTCAAGGCCAATTCTACGTCTATTGCAACGTTGTATTCTCAGGCTGGGATTTCTGTATTCAAAACGAACGATCAGCCAGAGTGAAACATAAAGCCATATACAACGAAATAGTCGGACGATTGAACGTCGAAAAACGCAAAGAACAGTTCAAAAATCTCTCTAAACAAGATTGGTGCAAATTATTCTTCATTCGGAGTATCATAAACGTGATCATTGTATCGCTTCTGGCCATCGCCGgtttggtaatatttttggcATTCAAGTCTTCCAACGAGCAGAATATGGATAAGTCGAAATGGTTCATGCAGATTCTGGTCGAATTCACTCCAGCCGGttgtataatatttttcaatctcGTATTCCCCGTTATATTTCGTTGGCtggcgaaatttgaaaaattcagcccTATTTTTACCGCTCAAATAACCATCGTCAGAACCATATTGCTGAGATTATCTTCGCTTTGTGTTTTACTAGCGTCGGTCAATGAAGTAATCCATGTCCGGTCTGGATTGGATGGAAAAACTTGGGAATCTGATTTAGGCCGAGAGTTGTATAAATTACTAATATTGAGTATTTTTATGCAGATTTTGTACACGTTTTTGTTAAACTTCCCGAGGAGTTTTTTGGCTAAACATTGccaaaatcgattcattcagtGTATCGGGAAACAAGAATTCGATTTGCCAGGTCATGTGCTGGATGTCGTCTACGTTCAAACTATCATCTGGTTGGGCAGTTTTTACGCTCCTCTGCTATCGGTTATGGGCGTGCtgacatttttatttatgttttatattaaaaaattcgcctGTTTGGTGAATTGTCGACCCGCGTCCAATGTCTATTACGCTTCTCGTTCTCAATCGCTTTATATGTTTATATTGCTAGTTTCATTCGCCTTCAGTATCATACCCTGGATATATTCTATCGCCTTTATCGAACCATCCAAGACAAACGGtccttttaaaaattacgaCACAGTATGGACAATTATCGTTCAGACGTTCCATAAATTTCCTAATTGGCTTAGCAAGGctttaaattttctcatttcgtCCACTGTTGGAATACCGATCATTATAATTTTATCGATAATCAATTATTATTACTACGCTATATACAGAGTTAATAAACAAATGGTTTTAGTCTTGAAAAGGCAATTAATTCTCGAAGGTCATGATAAACAATTTTTACTCAATCGTTTAAGCGCTTTTATTAAACAGCAGCAAGAGCGTTATAGGCCTCGAAACGTCGAAATGCCCAATATTTAA
- the LOC135831258 gene encoding uridine 5'-monophosphate synthase-like, with protein sequence MVSELIVRELAVELFNAGVLKFGKFYSPSGCEVNAWFDLLLVYGYPSLMDKICEHASKFCVEANLNYSAVCGVTYGGLPFGVLLASKVHKPLIMWNKEPSRHSTDQRIHGRILKNEYCILVEEVVASGRSILGVIKDIENTGMKVKDIYSIINLEQGGDENLEKLGYKLHSLMTMSQFLQILFDEKLIAENQYDSSMKGFSEFKCSPNGDVITNTYLSRRKSIQYEKRIDSCKSQISQKLLKLMSAKKSNLCVEFINPSVEITSQVAELIGPYICMLSICWNVFEKAEELQLIRLVEISRKHNFLLMDDSKLSEDGDVLFEQCRRRFKFVDLLTIYPISGENTLLLIKSLIKDRFPEKGVFVVASPSIVDALAGSNFEKSSIDITLKLFEEVTGFVSSKNSTIPLNYIHMASDLKNSSNVAQSSNDSFYSSEIIVQDISADIIKLRYNSSENIAELVKNEQLLLWNAYLKRFSDT encoded by the exons ATGGTTTCGGAACTGATAGTGAGAGAATTAGCTGTTGAATTATTCAATGCCGGTGTTCTCAAATTCGGTAAATTTTATTCTCCTTCTGGTTGTGAAGTGAATGCGTGGTTTGATTTGTTACTTGTTTATGGATACCCATCATTGAtg GATAAAATATGTGAGCATGCGAGTAAATTTTGCGTTGAagcaaatttaaattattctgCAGTATGCGGAGTCACCTATGGCGGATTACCTTTCGGCGTTCTTTTAGCTTCTAAAGTACATAAACCATTGATAATGTGGAATAAAGAGCCTTCGCGTCATTCAACTGATCAGCGAATTCATGGcagaattctaaaaaatgaatattgtaTTTTGGTTGAAGAAGTGGTGGCCAGTGGTAGAAGTATTTTAGGAGTCATTAAA GATATTGAAAATACTGGAATGAAGGTTAAAGATATTTATAGTATAATCAATTTGGAGCAAGGAGGagatgaaaatcttgaaaaattgggatACAAACTTCACTCATTGATGACAATGTcccag ttcctTCAAatattatttgatgaaaaactcaTAGCAGAAAATCAATATGATAGTTCTATGAAAGGGTTTTCCGAATTTAAATGCTCTCCAAATGGCGATGTCATAACAAATACATATTTGA gcAGGAGAAAatcaatacaatatgaaaaaCGAATTGACTCGTGCAAATCCCAAATcagtcaaaaattattgaaattaatgtCAGCAAAAAAGAGTAATTTATGTGTGGAATTTATCAATCCAAGTGTGGAAATTACCTCACAAGTTGCTGAACTTATTGGTCCATATATCTGCATGCTCAGTATATGTTGGAACGTATTTGAAAAAGCTGAGGAATTGCAGTTGATACGACTTgttgaaatttctagaaaacATAACTTTCTTCTGATGGATGacag tAAATTATCAGAAGATGGAGACGTATTGTTCGAGCAGTGTCGTCGACGATTCAAATTTGTTGATTTATTAACCATCTATCCTATTTCCGGTGAAAATACGTTGCTTTTGATCAAATCTCTTATCAAAGATCGATTTCCAGAAAAAGGAGTATTCGTTGTCGCATCTCCCAGCATCGTCGATGCACTAGCAGgatcgaatttcgaaaaaa GTTCCATTGATAtcactttgaaactttttgaagaaGTTACTGGTTTTGTCAGCAGTAAAAATTCTACAATTCCTCTGAATTATATCCATATGGCGTCAGATTTAAAGAACTCCAGCAATGTTGCGCAATCGTCAAATGACTCTTTTTATTCATCTGAAATTATTGTTCAAGATATAAGCGCTGATATAATTAAATTGCGTTACAATAGCTCAGAAAATATTGCTGAGCtggtaaaaaatgaacaattattGTTGTGGAATGCGTATTTAAAGCGTTTTAGTGATACATAG
- the LOC135831256 gene encoding juvenile hormone esterase-like, which produces MIMFGHKSFNFIIFAFFVNLTNGILLKTKQGILKGEVSKSRSGRTFYSFYGIPYAEPPVGKLRFQNPILAQPWEGIRDATVLPPSCIYHYFEAGVIGQEDCLYLNVYTPKITNETLLPVMVLTFGGRFMYGDALPHRYGPHYLMDRDVILITFHYRLGILGFLSTEDETLPGNYGLKDGVAVLQWVQKYIADFGGDKDRVTIFGGSSGGMTTSLTLLSPLAKGLFHRVISQSGDPFSFDLCYQGRLAAWKLGSMVDCTGDDVKTSDDLVKCLKSIPAKELASHNNDFFTHGIMIPSMPWSPIIESENVPGAFLVDDPTNLIQRNSDIPWMMGMNSDEGGMMALFQYFRPDCTALLDELNENYKELFPLIFGYGCHVKDPERLDFITETYKKHYFGENNISQDAYGFSKMFSSLKYLWFTKKSMALYQGPKYFYYYDHKNEESFAKTMIPNASVEFGVIHGDELISLFNWSSEITPVTKGVDLIVSEQMLDLWTNFAANGDPNYKDKRIWDPVESSDLNYLHIQGGTLQMKNEFMKEESEFLENILGES; this is translated from the exons atgatcaTGTTTGGGCAcaaatcgttcaattttataatattcgctttttttgtaaatttgactaatggaatcctattaaaaacaaaacaaggaATTCTGAAAGGTGAAGTTTCTAAGAGTAGATCAGGTAGAACATTTTACTCCTTTTATGGCATCCCATATGCAGAGCCTCCTGTGGGGAAGTTACGGTtccag AATCCGATCCTCGCTCAACCATGGGAAGGTATAAGAGATGCTACTGTTTTACCACCTTCTTGCATTTATCATTACTTTGAAGCAGGCGTTATTGGCCAAGAAGATTGCCTTTATTTGAATGTTTATACCCCAAAA ATTACAAATGAAACTTTGCTACCCGTAATGGTACTCACATTTGGTGGTCGTTTTATGTATGGAGATGCTCTACCTCATAGATATGGACCCCATTACTTAATGGACAGAGACGTTATTCTGATCACGTTTCATTACAGATTAGGAATTCTAG GATTTCTTAGCACTGAAGATGAAACATTACCGGGGAATTACGGTCTGAAAGACGGAGTCGCTGTGCTACAATGGGTACAAAAGTACATCGCTGATTTTGGAGGAGATAAGGATAGAGTGACAATATTCGGAGGTAGTTCTGGGGGTATGACAACTTCGTTGACGTTACTTTCTCCTCTTGCAAAAG GTTTATTTCATCGTGTTATTTCTCAAAGTGGGGACCCTTTCAGTTTCGACCTATGCTATCAGGGAAGATTGGCTGCTTGGAAACTTGGTTCTATGGTTGATTGTACTGGAGACGATGTTAAAACTTCGGATGATTTAGTGAAGTGTCTGAAAAGCATTCCAGCTAAAGAATTAGCTTCTCATAACAATGATTTCTTC ACCCATGGAATTATGATACCATCGATGCCATGGAGCCCGATAATAGAAAGTGAAAACGTTCCTGGAGCTTTTCTAGTCGACGATCCTACAAATTTAATCCAAAGAAATTCAGACATTCCTTGGATGATGGGAATGAATTCTGATGAAGGAGGCATGATGGCCTTAT TTCAGTATTTTCGCCCGGATTGCACAGCTTTATTGgatgaattgaatgaaaattacaaagagCTATTTCCTTTAATATTCGGATATGGGTGTCACGTTAAAGATCCTGAGCGACTGGACTTCATAACAGAAACatacaaaaaacattattttggtGAAAACAACATCTCCCAAGACGCCTATGGTTTCTCAAAG ATGTTTTCATCGCTAAAATATCTGTggttcacaaaaaaatccatGGCATTGTATCAAGGACCAAAATACTTTTATTATTACGATCACAAGAATGAAGAATCATTTGCCAAGACAATGATCCCCAACGCCAGTGTTGAATTTG GTGTTATTCATGGAGATGAGCTCATCAGCTTATTCAATTGGTCTTCTGAGATAACACCAGTTACCAAGGGTGTGGATTTAATTGTTTCTGAACAAATGCTCGACTTGTGGACTAATTTTGCTGCTAATGG AGATCCGAATTATAAAGATAAGCGGATTTGGGATCCTGTCGAATCAagcgatttgaattatttgcaTATACAAGGAGGAACGCTTCAAATGAAGAATGAGTTTATGAAAGAAGAatctgaatttttagaaaatattcttGGTGAGAGCTGA
- the l(2)k09848 gene encoding WD repeat-containing protein 74: MDKDGYNLFIGSSTGLIKGAYVGKNDVNVKVFSKNCVKDKELISNKNEITYLNWDSSLENEILVGMKNGIKTFNVDSEEFTINCSIPDGNIGGFFKNDETLFLALKSGSIKSLKYPFDEENLIEEFNVGKDVEKMKRSITKSNIVAVGGKDNDLKLYDLNTRQTTFIAKNIKPDELQIQAPVWVSDMTFFPDSDKIINCSRHGYVRLYDPLLPQRRPVINVQQPEEVFTCISRTPNDQQVLVGSGYGNLMLVDLRNKNAFAGKYKGFTGAVKSIACPSNQSLVMTASLDRHFRIHDFTTRQLLVKEYMQSRLTTLLPKESFELKKFKSETTSDPEVKKKKKKKVVDELEPDSQNASEIETSSKTAKRKTIDEKAVEEPKKIKWKKTK; this comes from the exons ATGGATAAAGACGGCTACAATTTATTCATCGGATCCTCAACCGGTCTAATAAAAG GGGCGTACGTAGGAAAAAACGATGTCAACGTGAAAGTATTCTCCAAAAACTGTGTTAAAGATAAAGAACTGATATCCAATAAGAATGAGATAACATATTTAAATTGGGACAGCAGCTTAGAGAATGAGATTTTAGTCGGcatgaaaaatggaatcaaGACTTTCAACGTCGACAGCGAAGAATTTACTATAAACTGTAGCATTCCAGACGGAAATATtggtggattttttaaaaatgacga aaCTTTATTCTTAGCATTGAAAAGTGGTTCTATCAAGTCACTGAAATATCCTTTCGACGAAGAAAATCTGATAGAAGAATTCAACGTTGGTAAAGATGTCGAGAAAATGAAGCGGAGTATCACGAAATCCAATATTGTTGCTGTAGGAGGCAAAGATAATGACTTGAAATTATACGATTTAAATACTAGACAGACTACGTTCATtgctaaaaat ATTAAACCTGACGAACTTCAAATTCAAGCACCGGTTTGGGTATCAGATATGACGTTTTTCCCTGATAGcgataaaattatcaattgcagTCGTCATGGTTAT GTAAGATTATACGATCCACTTTTGCCCCAAAGAAGACCGGTAATAAATGTTCAGCAACCAGAAGAAGTATTTACTTGTATTTCACGCACTCCGAATGATCA ACAAGTGTTGGTTGGTAGCGGCTATGGCAATCTCATGCTAGTAGATTTACGCAATAAAAATGCATTCGCTGGAAAATATAAAGGATTTACTGGTGCTGTGAAAAGTATAGCTTGTCCCTCTAACCAATCTTTAGTCATGACTGCATCTCTCGATAGGCATTTTAGAATACACGATTTTACGACGAGACAATTACTTGTTAAA GAGTACATGCAATCGAGACTTACAACATTGTTACCGAAAGAATCGTTcgaattgaagaaattcaaaagtgaaacaACGAGTGATCCTGAagtaaagaagaaaaagaaaaagaaagtagTGGATGAATTAGAACCAGATAGTCAAAATGCTAGCGAAATTGAAACCAGTTCTAAAACAGCTAAAAGAAAGACCATCGACGAAAAAGCTGTGGAAGaacctaaaaaaataaaatggaaaaaaactaaaTGA